Within the Marinobacter sp. SS13-12 genome, the region GAAATATGGCATCTAAGGCGATAGGTTATATGTAAATTATTCTGACATACGAAGAGCGCGTGAATCTCCGTGTGAGTGGTTGTAGGAGCGAAGCCGCCGGTCCACTATTAAAGGTACCGTATTTCAGGGTTTCATAACCTATGCCAAAGAATGACAAACCTGTCAGTACCCGCTCGGATAAACAGTCGATAGACCAGTTTATTCACCAGGTTCGCAAGACACCGCAACAAGCAGGCGGGCAGGGCCGGCTGATTTTTGCCCTGGACGCTACCGCCAGCCGCGAAGCGACCTGGGATCAGGCCTGTGACCTGCAAAGCGAGTTGTTCCTGGCAACCCGTGATCTCGGCGGTTTGGCAATACAGCTTTGCTACTATCGGGGCTTTCGCGAATTCAGATCCACGGCATTTGTCACCCAGACCAGTCAATTGCTGAAGCTGATGAACGGTGTGTCCTGCCTGGGCGGGCGAACCCAGATCAGCCGGGTTCTGGCACATGCCGTCAAGGAAACCCGGACACAACCGGTCAAGGCTGTGGTGTTTATCGGCGATTGTTGCGAAGAGCCAGTCGACGAGCTCTGCCATACCGCCGGCGAGTTGGGCATGCTCAGAACCCCGGTTTTCATGTTCCATGAGGGCAGTGATGCCCATGCCAGAGCGGTTTTCCAGCAGGTAAGCAAACTCTCGGGCGGCGCCTATGCACCGTTTGATCGCAACAGCCCCCAGGTACTGAGGGATCTTATGGCGGCCGTTGCGGTCTATGC harbors:
- a CDS encoding VWA domain-containing protein; translated protein: MPKNDKPVSTRSDKQSIDQFIHQVRKTPQQAGGQGRLIFALDATASREATWDQACDLQSELFLATRDLGGLAIQLCYYRGFREFRSTAFVTQTSQLLKLMNGVSCLGGRTQISRVLAHAVKETRTQPVKAVVFIGDCCEEPVDELCHTAGELGMLRTPVFMFHEGSDAHARAVFQQVSKLSGGAYAPFDRNSPQVLRDLMAAVAVYASGGAKALQDYSSRSSPEVKRLTQQLR